One region of Candidatus Poribacteria bacterium genomic DNA includes:
- a CDS encoding heavy-metal-associated domain-containing protein: MGDKRVTLPIGGMTCAACARKVENALRGVKGTGEVNVNLTSR, encoded by the coding sequence ATGGGAGATAAAAGAGTCACGCTTCCCATCGGAGGCATGACATGTGCCGCCTGTGCCAGAAAGGTCGAAAACGCCCTCAGAGGGGTGAAGGGAACGGGAGAGGTGAACGTCAATCTGACTTCTCGATAG